A single Planctomicrobium piriforme DNA region contains:
- the hemG gene encoding protoporphyrinogen oxidase, whose translation MPEITFPPSASTPADGLRLAVIGGGVTGLAAVHRLTELAAQAAVPVQITLFEASPRVGGAFGTQRVGDYLIERGADSFITNKPWGVDLVRRLGLEDRLISTNAAYRKSLILSRGRPVPTPEGFNLVAPARLMPVLQSPLLSWQGKLRLLAEPFIPRRTATVDESVADFVRRRLGQAALDRIVQPLVGGIYTSDPERLSTQATLERFAAMERRDGSLYRGLRKSAAKSKEGESASGARYGLFASFPNGMQELLDALEAVARRSADVRLSCPVSGLRRSDNVALNDRSAPHPLPLSPPCSFLGRGEGSVMSPHGWIVTTATGDQTFDGVVCALSAPMAALLIQPVDEPCAAAIASIECASSAIVVTGHQLSDVEHPLDAFGLVIPHREGRRILATSFLSRKFDDRAPSGRVCLRTFVGGAMQPEEYERTDEEIIATVLEELHSILGVKGTPDFTLVARYPQGMPQFYVGHLDRVAEIRKQAARLPGFALAGNYLDGVGVPDCIHSGEQAAELLFQTCTAGPV comes from the coding sequence ATGCCTGAAATCACTTTTCCACCCTCCGCTTCCACGCCTGCTGACGGTCTGCGCCTGGCGGTCATTGGCGGTGGCGTCACCGGTTTGGCGGCTGTGCATCGACTGACGGAACTGGCGGCGCAGGCGGCAGTCCCTGTTCAGATCACATTGTTCGAAGCTTCGCCCCGTGTTGGCGGGGCGTTTGGCACTCAGCGGGTGGGAGACTATCTGATCGAACGAGGGGCGGATTCGTTCATCACGAATAAGCCCTGGGGGGTGGATCTCGTGCGTCGGCTCGGCCTCGAAGACCGGCTGATTTCCACGAATGCGGCTTACAGAAAATCGCTGATTCTCTCTCGCGGACGACCAGTGCCGACGCCAGAGGGGTTCAATCTGGTCGCGCCGGCCAGGCTCATGCCGGTTCTGCAATCTCCGCTGCTGTCGTGGCAAGGCAAACTGCGGCTGCTGGCTGAGCCGTTCATTCCTCGTCGTACGGCGACCGTTGATGAAAGCGTTGCCGACTTTGTGCGACGCCGGCTGGGACAGGCAGCACTCGACCGCATTGTGCAGCCGCTCGTGGGAGGAATCTATACCTCTGATCCTGAACGGCTCAGTACGCAGGCGACGCTGGAACGCTTCGCGGCAATGGAACGCCGTGACGGCAGCCTGTATCGCGGTCTGCGGAAGTCGGCGGCGAAATCGAAAGAGGGGGAGTCGGCCAGCGGCGCGCGGTATGGACTGTTCGCGTCTTTTCCAAATGGGATGCAAGAACTGCTCGATGCGCTGGAAGCGGTTGCGAGAAGGAGCGCCGACGTGAGGCTCTCGTGTCCCGTGTCAGGGCTGCGGCGTTCGGACAATGTGGCGCTGAATGACCGTTCGGCCCCTCACCCCCTGCCCCTCTCCCCGCCCTGTTCGTTTCTTGGCCGGGGCGAGGGGAGCGTGATGTCGCCACACGGCTGGATTGTGACCACTGCGACAGGCGATCAGACTTTTGACGGTGTTGTGTGTGCTCTGTCCGCGCCGATGGCAGCGCTGCTCATACAACCTGTTGATGAGCCGTGTGCGGCAGCGATTGCCAGCATTGAATGTGCCTCAAGCGCCATCGTGGTGACGGGCCATCAGTTGTCGGATGTCGAACATCCCCTCGATGCTTTTGGACTCGTCATTCCGCATCGCGAGGGGCGACGGATTCTGGCGACCTCTTTCCTGAGCCGCAAATTTGACGACCGCGCGCCGTCAGGTCGGGTCTGTCTGCGGACGTTTGTCGGCGGGGCGATGCAACCTGAGGAGTACGAGCGCACCGACGAAGAGATCATCGCGACTGTGCTTGAAGAACTGCATTCGATTCTGGGAGTGAAAGGGACGCCGGACTTCACGCTCGTCGCCCGTTATCCCCAGGGGATGCCGCAGTTCTATGTCGGGCATCTGGATCGAGTGGCGGAGATCCGCAAGCAGGCGGCGCGATTACCGGGATTCGCTCTGGCCGGAAATTACCTCGACGGCGTCGGCGTGCCGGACTGTATTCACAGCGGAGAACAGGCTGCCGAACTGCTGTTCCAGACCTGCACGGCTGGACCTGTTTAG
- a CDS encoding prenyltransferase/squalene oxidase repeat-containing protein — protein sequence MSELPYLVRLGTRLNAGLAALSDERKDRHAAFVLSTQLSDGGFRGREGDSDLYYTSFAIRALWMLDRLSGPVIDQATRYLRQAGPAELATLDLMNWLSTALALQLAGGENLVEDLEVFRESAALRLEATRTADGGYAKSTEGAAGSTYQSFLVLLTYQLLGLSLPRRNALIQFLYDRQRDDGGFVEIAPMKRSGTNPTAAAAATLGELGALDPETRRDITAFLREVKNPEEGGFQANTRVPFADSLSTFTAILTAQDLQLPDAYSSPAILNWVTSQLEFPTGGFRAAAWDVNADVEYTFYGLGLLALLNS from the coding sequence ATGTCTGAACTTCCCTATCTGGTGCGACTCGGGACACGGCTGAATGCCGGGTTGGCGGCGCTGTCGGATGAGCGGAAGGATCGGCATGCTGCGTTCGTACTCAGTACGCAGCTCTCGGACGGCGGGTTTCGGGGTCGCGAAGGGGATTCGGATCTGTATTACACCAGCTTCGCCATTCGCGCGTTGTGGATGCTGGATCGGCTCTCTGGCCCGGTGATCGATCAGGCGACGCGCTATCTGCGACAAGCTGGACCAGCGGAACTGGCGACGCTGGATCTCATGAACTGGCTGTCGACCGCGCTCGCGTTGCAACTGGCCGGCGGTGAGAACCTGGTGGAGGATCTTGAAGTCTTTCGCGAATCGGCCGCGTTACGACTGGAGGCGACCAGAACCGCTGACGGCGGGTATGCGAAATCGACCGAGGGAGCAGCCGGCAGTACCTATCAGTCTTTTCTCGTTCTGCTGACCTACCAGTTGCTCGGGCTGTCCCTGCCGCGCCGGAATGCGTTGATTCAGTTTCTCTATGATCGGCAACGGGACGACGGCGGCTTTGTCGAGATTGCCCCAATGAAACGCAGCGGCACCAATCCTACCGCTGCCGCGGCGGCGACGTTGGGTGAACTGGGCGCGCTCGATCCTGAAACTCGCCGCGACATTACCGCCTTTCTTCGCGAAGTCAAAAACCCGGAAGAAGGGGGCTTTCAGGCGAATACACGGGTGCCGTTTGCCGACAGCCTGTCGACCTTCACCGCGATTCTGACCGCTCAGGATCTGCAACTGCCGGACGCCTATTCCTCACCCGCGATTCTCAATTGGGTTACCTCGCAACTGGAATTTCCGACCGGAGGATTCCGGGCAGCCGCATGGGATGTGAATGCCGACGTGGAATACACGTTTTACGGGCTGGGACTGCTGGCTCTCTTGAACAGCTAG
- a CDS encoding pyridoxal phosphate-dependent aminotransferase produces MPVSLSEFARSLSVETAFSVLAIARQLKAAGKDVVELEIGDSPFSTPPAAQAAGIRGIEGNQTHYCPSPGLPEFRAAAAAFVSSEFGIPAKAENIVVAPGAKVFEQYFCEAFLNPGDSVLVFSPHFPTYLPNIQRRGATAVLCPLRQETSFRPQLEDVKRFLTESQSPRGIFLNSPHNPTGGVATLEDLQGLADLIRGRDIAVFSDEPYCHMVWQGAHHSLLAQPGMLDQCVGAYTFSKSYSMSGWRLGFAVASTEVAGAIGKMINTTLSCTPPFIQLAGLSALQLDRVERDRQMAQFQKQVELLAAGVNTIPGFKTLPPTATFYVFPNVAPVCNRLGITSHGLAMFLLEGADDGFGVACLGGECFGTAGHGFLRLSCAEAPDRLTAAVDFLSDAVQRTERARAYLESHPHYRLAQPYPETDC; encoded by the coding sequence GTGCCGGTCAGCCTGAGTGAGTTTGCCAGATCATTGAGTGTGGAGACGGCGTTCAGCGTGCTGGCGATTGCCCGCCAACTGAAAGCGGCAGGTAAGGATGTCGTCGAACTCGAAATTGGGGACAGCCCGTTTTCCACGCCACCTGCCGCACAGGCGGCCGGCATTCGCGGGATCGAAGGAAATCAGACGCATTATTGCCCCTCCCCTGGCCTGCCGGAATTCCGCGCGGCCGCGGCGGCGTTTGTGAGTTCAGAATTCGGCATTCCCGCGAAGGCGGAAAACATCGTCGTAGCGCCGGGGGCCAAAGTCTTCGAGCAGTATTTCTGCGAAGCCTTTCTGAATCCCGGCGACAGCGTGCTGGTGTTCAGCCCACACTTCCCGACTTATCTGCCGAACATTCAGCGCCGGGGTGCAACGGCGGTGTTGTGCCCATTGCGTCAGGAGACCAGTTTTCGCCCGCAGCTTGAGGACGTCAAACGCTTCCTGACGGAATCGCAATCTCCGCGCGGCATCTTTCTGAATTCGCCGCATAACCCGACCGGCGGCGTAGCGACGCTGGAAGACCTGCAGGGACTGGCCGACCTGATTCGAGGTCGCGACATTGCCGTCTTCAGCGACGAGCCGTATTGCCATATGGTCTGGCAAGGGGCGCATCACTCGCTGCTGGCACAGCCAGGCATGCTCGACCAGTGCGTTGGGGCGTACACATTCAGCAAGTCCTACAGTATGAGCGGCTGGCGGCTCGGGTTTGCGGTGGCCTCGACGGAAGTCGCCGGCGCGATTGGCAAGATGATCAACACCACGCTCTCCTGTACCCCTCCGTTTATTCAGCTGGCAGGCCTCAGTGCCTTGCAGCTTGATCGCGTGGAACGGGATCGCCAGATGGCGCAGTTTCAAAAACAGGTCGAGCTGCTCGCCGCAGGCGTCAACACAATCCCTGGCTTCAAGACGCTGCCGCCCACTGCCACGTTCTATGTCTTTCCAAACGTTGCGCCCGTCTGCAATCGGCTCGGAATCACCAGTCACGGGCTGGCAATGTTTCTACTCGAAGGGGCGGACGACGGGTTTGGCGTCGCCTGTCTCGGCGGAGAATGTTTTGGTACAGCCGGTCACGGCTTCCTGCGGCTGAGTTGTGCCGAAGCGCCGGATCGACTGACCGCGGCCGTCGACTTTCTCAGTGATGCTGTGCAGCGAACCGAGCGCGCTCGCGCCTATCTTGAGAGCCACCCGCACTACCGGCTCGCCCAGCCCTATCCGGAAACAGACTGCTGA
- a CDS encoding VanZ family protein produces the protein MTASGKNRRLTIMRVFWLLYAAALVTATHIPIPDDAIVLVTAYDKLLHGTAFFLLAVFTSIAFLKRESPLTSWVSLCGALLTYAILDEYLQNFVERTPDVADWLCDALGIILGTFVTRLGRRWMFTGMQPARVEQL, from the coding sequence ATGACCGCTTCAGGAAAGAACCGCCGCCTGACGATCATGCGCGTTTTCTGGCTGCTGTATGCAGCGGCGCTGGTGACGGCGACGCACATCCCCATTCCGGACGATGCCATTGTGCTGGTGACTGCTTATGACAAGCTGCTGCACGGCACGGCGTTTTTCCTGTTGGCTGTGTTCACGTCGATTGCTTTCCTGAAACGGGAATCGCCACTCACTTCATGGGTCAGTTTGTGCGGGGCGCTGCTGACGTATGCGATTTTGGATGAATACCTGCAGAACTTCGTCGAGCGTACGCCGGACGTGGCGGACTGGCTGTGTGATGCGTTGGGAATCATTCTGGGAACCTTTGTCACCAGGCTAGGTCGTCGGTGGATGTTCACCGGCATGCAACCAGCCCGCGTTGAGCAATTGTAA
- the odhB gene encoding 2-oxoglutarate dehydrogenase complex dihydrolipoyllysine-residue succinyltransferase, translating to MSVEIKIPSVGESISEVFIGEWYVKEGTWVDVDTNLVGLETDKATFDVPAPQAGVLKSISKKAGESAAVGETVAILEPGEKSGGGDGAPEKAAAPAEKSAPAPKAEAAAKSEPAPSKPAAGGHVMPAAARVAAQNQVNPSQVSGTGPGGRVLKEDVQQALSKPAASAPAKTSAPAVKTEIAGREERRVPMSPIRQTIARRLVEAQHNAALLTTFNECDMSGVKELRETYQDSFQKKYGIKLGFMSFFVKAVVEALNQYPQVGAQIEGNQLVYRNYCDIGVAIGGGKGLVVPVLRNVERMSFAEIELAIVAYAQKAKENKISLEDLEGGIFTITNGGVYGSLLSTPIVNPPQSGVLGMHGIFERPIALNGQVVIRPMMYVALTYDHRVVDGREAVSFLRRIKETIEEPTRLILEI from the coding sequence ATGTCCGTGGAAATCAAAATTCCCTCCGTCGGGGAATCGATCAGCGAAGTGTTCATTGGCGAATGGTATGTCAAGGAAGGCACCTGGGTCGACGTAGACACGAACCTCGTCGGTCTCGAAACGGATAAAGCCACCTTCGATGTCCCTGCCCCCCAGGCTGGCGTCTTGAAGTCGATTTCCAAGAAGGCCGGTGAGTCCGCCGCAGTCGGTGAAACCGTGGCCATCCTCGAACCTGGTGAGAAGTCAGGCGGCGGAGATGGAGCCCCGGAAAAGGCAGCCGCTCCCGCTGAGAAGTCGGCCCCGGCCCCCAAAGCAGAAGCCGCCGCGAAATCTGAACCTGCTCCGTCCAAGCCGGCCGCTGGCGGACATGTGATGCCAGCCGCCGCACGCGTCGCCGCACAGAATCAGGTCAACCCATCTCAGGTTTCCGGAACCGGTCCAGGTGGACGAGTGCTGAAGGAAGACGTGCAGCAAGCTCTCTCCAAGCCTGCCGCTTCTGCTCCAGCCAAGACTTCCGCTCCGGCCGTGAAGACCGAAATCGCCGGACGCGAAGAACGTCGCGTCCCGATGTCGCCGATTCGCCAGACGATCGCTCGACGATTGGTCGAAGCACAGCACAACGCCGCGCTGCTGACGACGTTCAACGAATGCGATATGTCGGGAGTCAAGGAACTCCGCGAGACCTATCAGGATTCGTTCCAGAAGAAATACGGCATCAAGCTGGGCTTCATGTCGTTCTTCGTGAAGGCCGTTGTCGAAGCTCTCAATCAATACCCGCAGGTCGGCGCTCAGATTGAAGGGAACCAGCTGGTCTATCGCAACTACTGCGATATCGGCGTGGCCATCGGCGGCGGCAAGGGACTGGTTGTCCCCGTGCTGCGAAACGTCGAGCGGATGAGCTTCGCCGAGATCGAACTGGCGATCGTGGCTTATGCTCAGAAGGCCAAGGAAAACAAGATTTCGCTGGAAGACCTCGAAGGCGGAATCTTCACGATCACCAACGGCGGCGTCTACGGCTCGCTGCTGTCGACCCCCATTGTAAATCCGCCGCAAAGCGGCGTGCTCGGCATGCACGGCATCTTCGAACGCCCGATTGCTCTCAACGGCCAGGTCGTGATTCGCCCGATGATGTATGTCGCCCTGACCTACGATCATCGCGTGGTCGACGGACGGGAAGCGGTCTCCTTCCTGCGGCGGATTAAAGAAACGATCGAAGAGCCGACCCGACTGATTCTCGAAATCTGA
- a CDS encoding class I SAM-dependent methyltransferase, with the protein MDSESDLLRRLAQTPDLLAQAASGGQDLRAQTRLREQYDADLVRAALTILDLRQRAKGRFTRAADMWFDRPGLEQATPEAIAVHKAQRFATAGGSVQDLFCGLGMNAIGLAAAGLNVVAIDHSPVACLRTSLNAAAYGLAERIETRVADDPLLEVTEGHLHLQPQRTTTQQKSVRLEDQLPPLEVLQTLPDRTPGGAITLSPASNFGGKFNNCEIELVSWNGDCKEAVLWYGSLRGEFAMRATLLPSGFTLAGNPWEAYSVVGPLKQYLYDPDPAIVRAGLVDVLAEQLAIERVDAAEEFLTSDNVVDSPAVTGFEIIADLPNNDRDIRNYFRSHPAGDVEIRCRHVPVDAAALRRKLPVTGSGKVALIFARLDGKTRALVGRRLGN; encoded by the coding sequence ATGGACTCCGAATCCGATCTCCTGCGGCGACTCGCACAGACTCCTGATTTACTGGCACAAGCGGCGTCAGGAGGACAGGATCTGCGCGCCCAGACGCGTTTGCGCGAGCAATACGACGCCGATCTCGTGCGTGCGGCGCTGACGATCCTCGATCTTCGTCAGCGAGCGAAGGGACGGTTCACCCGCGCAGCCGACATGTGGTTCGACCGGCCTGGGCTCGAACAGGCGACCCCGGAAGCGATCGCCGTTCACAAGGCGCAGCGGTTTGCGACAGCAGGCGGCAGCGTGCAGGATCTGTTCTGCGGCCTGGGGATGAATGCGATTGGTCTCGCGGCAGCAGGCTTGAACGTCGTGGCGATTGATCATTCCCCCGTTGCGTGCCTGAGAACGTCTCTGAATGCAGCGGCTTACGGATTAGCTGAACGGATCGAAACCCGAGTGGCGGATGACCCGCTGCTCGAAGTGACAGAAGGACACTTGCATCTTCAGCCGCAGCGCACAACGACTCAACAGAAGAGCGTGCGACTCGAAGACCAGTTGCCGCCGCTCGAAGTTCTGCAAACGTTGCCAGACCGCACGCCTGGCGGCGCGATCACCCTGTCGCCGGCCAGCAACTTTGGAGGCAAGTTCAACAATTGCGAAATTGAACTCGTCAGTTGGAATGGAGACTGCAAAGAGGCGGTGCTCTGGTACGGCTCGCTGCGCGGCGAGTTCGCGATGCGGGCGACCTTATTGCCCTCCGGCTTCACGCTGGCCGGAAATCCGTGGGAGGCCTACAGCGTCGTCGGCCCGTTGAAGCAATATCTGTATGACCCTGATCCGGCGATTGTCCGGGCAGGCCTGGTTGACGTACTGGCGGAGCAGCTTGCGATCGAACGGGTCGATGCCGCCGAAGAATTTCTGACGTCCGACAACGTGGTCGATTCCCCGGCCGTGACCGGCTTCGAAATCATCGCCGATTTGCCGAACAACGACCGTGACATCCGCAACTATTTCCGCTCGCACCCGGCAGGAGACGTGGAAATCCGCTGCCGTCATGTGCCGGTCGATGCTGCCGCGCTGCGCCGCAAACTGCCAGTGACGGGCTCAGGGAAAGTCGCACTCATCTTCGCGCGACTCGATGGAAAAACGCGGGCACTTGTGGGACGGAGACTGGGGAACTGA